A window of the Streptomyces sp. JB150 genome harbors these coding sequences:
- the radA gene encoding DNA repair protein RadA — protein MAARTKTTKDRPSYRCTECGWQTAKWLGRCPECQAWGTVEEYGAPAVRTTTPGRVTTSALPIGQVDGRQATARSTGVPELDRVLGGGLVPGAVVLLAGEPGVGKSTLLLDVAAKSASEEHRTLYVTGEESASQVRLRADRIGALDEHLYLAAETDLSAVLGHLDAVKPSLLIVDSVQTVASPEIDGAPGGMAQVREVAGALIRASKERGMSTLLVGHVTKDGAIAGPRLLEHLVDVVLHFEGDRHARLRLVRGVKNRYGATDEVGCFELHDEGIVGLADPSGLFLTRRDEPVPGTCLTVTLEGRRPLVAEVQALTVDSQIPSPRRTTSGLETSRVSMMLAVLEQRGRISALGKRDIYSATVGGVKLSEPAADLAIALALASAASDTPLPKNLVAIGEVGLAGEVRRVTGVQRRLAEAHRLGFTHALVPGDPGKIPAGMKVLEVADIGDALRVLPRSRRREAPREAEERR, from the coding sequence ATGGCTGCCCGTACGAAGACCACCAAGGACCGTCCGTCCTACCGCTGCACCGAGTGCGGCTGGCAGACGGCGAAGTGGCTCGGCCGCTGCCCCGAGTGCCAGGCGTGGGGCACGGTCGAGGAGTACGGCGCGCCCGCGGTGCGGACCACGACGCCGGGCCGCGTCACCACCTCCGCCCTGCCGATCGGCCAGGTCGACGGCCGCCAGGCCACCGCCCGCTCCACCGGCGTGCCCGAGCTGGACCGGGTGCTCGGCGGCGGCCTGGTGCCCGGCGCGGTCGTGCTGCTCGCGGGCGAGCCCGGCGTCGGCAAGTCGACCCTGCTGCTGGACGTGGCGGCCAAGTCGGCGAGCGAGGAGCACCGGACCCTGTACGTCACGGGCGAGGAGTCGGCGAGCCAGGTCAGGCTGCGCGCCGACCGGATCGGCGCGCTGGACGAGCACCTGTACCTCGCCGCGGAGACCGACCTGTCGGCCGTCCTCGGCCACCTGGACGCGGTGAAGCCCTCGCTGCTGATCGTCGACTCGGTCCAGACGGTGGCCTCCCCGGAGATCGACGGCGCGCCCGGCGGCATGGCCCAGGTGCGGGAGGTGGCCGGCGCGCTGATCCGGGCCTCCAAGGAGCGCGGCATGTCCACCCTCCTGGTGGGCCATGTCACCAAGGACGGCGCGATCGCCGGCCCCCGCCTGCTGGAGCACCTGGTGGACGTCGTCCTGCACTTCGAGGGCGACCGGCACGCCCGCCTCCGCCTGGTCCGGGGCGTCAAGAACCGGTACGGCGCGACCGACGAGGTCGGCTGCTTCGAGCTGCACGACGAGGGCATCGTGGGCCTCGCCGACCCGAGCGGACTCTTCCTGACACGTCGTGACGAACCGGTCCCCGGCACCTGTCTGACCGTCACCCTGGAGGGCCGCCGCCCCCTGGTCGCCGAGGTCCAGGCGCTGACCGTCGACTCGCAGATCCCCTCGCCCCGGCGCACCACCTCCGGCCTGGAGACCTCCCGGGTGTCGATGATGCTGGCCGTGCTGGAGCAGCGCGGCCGGATCAGCGCCCTCGGCAAACGGGACATCTACTCCGCGACGGTCGGCGGCGTGAAGCTCTCCGAGCCGGCCGCCGACCTCGCGATCGCCCTCGCCCTCGCCTCGGCCGCGAGCGACACCCCGCTGCCGAAGAACCTCGTCGCGATCGGCGAGGTGGGCCTCGCGGGCGAGGTCAGACGGGTCACCGGGGTCCAGCGCCGGCTCGCCGAGGCGCACCGTCTGGGCTTCACGCACGCGCTGGTGCCGGGCGATCCGGGGAAGATCCCGGCCGGTATGAAGGTGCTGGAAGTCGCCGACATAGGGGACGCCCTGAGGGTCCTCCCCCGCTCCCGTCGCCGAGAGGCCCCCCGGGAGGCGGAGGAGCGCCGGTAG
- a CDS encoding Ppx/GppA phosphatase family protein, whose amino-acid sequence MRLGVLDVGSNTVHLLVVDAHPGARPLPAHSHKVELRLAQLLDDSGAIGHDGVDKLIAVIHDALQAAEDKGVEELLPFATSAVREAGNADDVLKRVKDETGVELQVLSGAEEARLTFLAARRWFGWSAGKLLVLDIGGGSLEIAYGIDEEPDAAVSLPLGAGRLTSAWLPGDPPDPADVRALRRHARAQIARTVGEFARFGAPDHVVATSKTFKQLARIGGAARSADGLYVQRELKRSSLESWVPRLAAMTTAERAELPGVSEGRAAQLLAGALVAEGAMDLFGVETLEICPWALREGIILRRLDHMPGAGDRVTTGTRA is encoded by the coding sequence ATGAGACTCGGTGTCCTCGACGTGGGATCGAACACGGTGCACCTGCTGGTGGTGGACGCGCACCCCGGTGCCCGGCCGCTGCCCGCGCACTCGCACAAGGTGGAGCTGCGCCTCGCCCAGCTTCTCGACGACAGCGGCGCCATCGGTCACGACGGAGTCGACAAGCTGATCGCCGTGATCCACGACGCGCTCCAGGCCGCCGAGGACAAGGGCGTCGAGGAACTGCTGCCGTTCGCGACCTCCGCCGTCCGCGAGGCCGGCAACGCCGACGACGTCCTCAAGCGCGTCAAGGACGAGACCGGCGTCGAGCTCCAGGTGCTCAGCGGCGCCGAGGAGGCCCGGCTGACCTTCCTCGCCGCCCGCCGCTGGTTCGGCTGGTCGGCCGGGAAGCTGCTGGTCCTGGACATCGGCGGCGGCTCGCTGGAGATCGCCTACGGCATCGACGAGGAACCCGACGCGGCCGTCTCCCTCCCGCTCGGCGCCGGCCGGCTCACCTCCGCGTGGCTCCCCGGTGACCCGCCCGACCCCGCCGATGTCCGCGCGCTGCGCCGCCACGCGCGCGCCCAGATCGCCCGCACGGTCGGTGAGTTCGCCCGCTTCGGCGCCCCCGACCACGTCGTCGCCACCTCGAAGACCTTCAAGCAGCTCGCCCGCATCGGCGGCGCCGCCCGCTCCGCCGACGGCCTCTACGTCCAGCGCGAGCTGAAGCGGTCCTCCCTGGAGTCCTGGGTGCCCCGCCTCGCCGCCATGACCACCGCGGAGCGCGCCGAACTCCCCGGCGTCTCCGAGGGCCGCGCGGCCCAGCTCCTCGCCGGCGCGCTCGTCGCCGAGGGCGCGATGGACCTCTTCGGCGTGGAGACCCTGGAGATCTGCCCTTGGGCCCTCCGCGAGGGCATCATCCTGCGCCGCCTGGACCACATGCCGGGGGCCGGGGACAGGGTGACGACGGGCACGCGCGCGTAG
- a CDS encoding sugar phosphate isomerase/epimerase, with amino-acid sequence MAEPVVRIPDAKVALSTASVYPESTATAFEIAARLGYDGVEVMVWNDPVSQDIEALRRLSDYHHVPILAVHAPCLLITQRVWSTDPWVKLQRARAAAEKLGASTVVVHPPFRWQRQYARDFVTGIWRMANETDVRFAVENMYPWRYRDREMLAYAPDWDVTKDDYRHFTIDLSHTATARTDALQMIDRMGDRLGHIHLADGNGSAKDEHLVPGRGTQPCAEVLERLAHTGFDGHVVIEVNTRRAMSSAEREADLAEALAFTRLHLASAARVPRR; translated from the coding sequence GTGGCAGAACCAGTGGTGCGCATCCCGGATGCGAAGGTCGCCCTGTCGACGGCCTCGGTCTATCCGGAGTCGACGGCGACGGCCTTCGAGATCGCCGCGCGCCTCGGGTACGACGGCGTCGAGGTCATGGTGTGGAACGACCCCGTCAGCCAGGACATCGAGGCACTGCGCCGGCTCAGCGACTACCACCACGTCCCGATCCTCGCCGTCCACGCCCCGTGCCTGCTCATCACCCAGCGCGTGTGGTCCACCGACCCCTGGGTCAAGCTCCAGCGCGCCCGCGCGGCCGCCGAGAAGCTCGGCGCGAGCACCGTCGTCGTCCACCCGCCGTTCCGCTGGCAGCGCCAGTACGCCCGGGACTTCGTCACCGGAATCTGGCGGATGGCGAACGAGACGGATGTGCGGTTCGCCGTCGAGAACATGTACCCCTGGCGCTACCGCGACCGCGAGATGCTGGCGTACGCCCCCGACTGGGACGTGACCAAGGACGACTACCGCCACTTCACGATCGACCTCAGCCACACGGCGACCGCCCGCACCGACGCGCTCCAGATGATCGACCGCATGGGCGACCGTCTCGGCCACATCCACCTCGCCGACGGCAACGGCTCCGCCAAGGACGAGCACCTGGTCCCCGGCCGCGGCACCCAGCCCTGCGCCGAGGTGCTGGAACGACTCGCCCACACCGGCTTCGACGGCCACGTCGTCATCGAGGTCAACACCCGCCGCGCCATGTCCAGCGCCGAACGCGAGGCCGACCTCGCCGAGGCCCTCGCCTTCACCCGCCTCCACCTGGCCTCCGCCGCGCGGGTGCCCCGGCGATGA
- a CDS encoding TetR family transcriptional regulator has translation MTGPTARRRGRPRRTEAGAAGDTRERILTAAREEFSERGYEKTSVRGIAKAAGVDSALVHHYFGTKEQVFQAAVETVFAPALSAPDVIFEGPADEVGERFARFLFGIWENPVTRTPLLAVLRSAVDNEAAAAVFRRLVAGQLLRRVAARLGLPDAELRAELAAAQLVGVAMLRYVIKLEPLASTDVEVIVQRVAPVVQGHLTNP, from the coding sequence ATGACCGGCCCGACCGCGCGCCGCCGCGGCCGCCCTCGCCGTACGGAGGCCGGTGCGGCGGGCGACACCCGCGAGCGCATCCTGACCGCGGCCCGCGAGGAGTTCTCCGAACGCGGTTACGAGAAGACCTCCGTACGGGGCATCGCGAAGGCCGCCGGCGTCGACTCGGCGCTGGTGCACCACTACTTCGGCACGAAGGAGCAAGTCTTCCAGGCCGCGGTGGAGACCGTCTTCGCGCCCGCCCTCAGCGCCCCCGACGTGATCTTCGAAGGGCCGGCCGACGAGGTCGGCGAGCGGTTCGCGCGGTTCCTGTTCGGGATCTGGGAGAACCCGGTGACCCGCACGCCCCTGCTCGCCGTCCTGCGGTCCGCCGTCGACAACGAGGCGGCCGCCGCCGTCTTCCGCCGCCTCGTCGCCGGTCAGCTGCTGCGCCGCGTCGCCGCCCGGCTCGGCCTGCCGGACGCCGAGCTGCGCGCGGAGCTGGCCGCCGCGCAGCTGGTCGGCGTCGCCATGCTGCGCTACGTGATCAAGCTGGAGCCGCTGGCCTCGACCGACGTCGAGGTGATCGTGCAACGGGTCGCGCCGGTCGTGCAGGGGCACCTCACCAACCCCTGA
- the ilvD gene encoding dihydroxy-acid dehydratase produces MPELRSRTVTHGRNMAGARALMRASGVPGADIGRKPIIAVANSFTEFVPGHTHLQPVGRIVSEAIKEAGGIPREFNTIAVDDGIAMGHGGMLYSLPSRDLIADSVEYMVEAHCADALVCISNCDKITPGMLMAALRLNIPAVFVSGGPMEAGRATLVDGTVRTLDLVDAISDAVNDKISDEDILRIEENACPTCGSCSGMFTANSMNCLTEAIGLSLPGNGSVLATHTARRALYENAARTVMDITRRYYEQDDDSVLPRNIATFAAFENAMALDIAMGGSTNTILHLLAAAQEAGVPFGLEEIDAVSRRVPCLAKVAPNVAKNRTYYMEDVHRAGGIPALLGELHRAGLLNEDVHAVHSPSLADWLKTWDVRGGSPSPEAVELWHAAPGCVRSAEAFSQSERWEELDTDAENGCIRSAEHAYSKDGGLAVLKGNLAVDGCVVKTAGVDESIWTFEGPAVVCESQEEAVEKILNKQVTDGDVVVIRYEGPKGGPGMQEMLYPTSFLKGRGLGKTCALITDGRFSGGTSGLSIGHASPEAASGGTIALVEDGDRIRIDIPNRSIELLVDDAELARREQALNGVYAPKNRDRKVSAALRAYAAMATSADKGAVRDVSKLG; encoded by the coding sequence ATGCCCGAGCTGAGGTCCCGCACAGTCACCCACGGCCGCAACATGGCGGGCGCCCGCGCCCTGATGCGCGCCTCCGGTGTACCGGGTGCGGACATCGGCCGGAAGCCCATCATCGCGGTCGCCAACAGCTTCACCGAGTTCGTGCCGGGCCACACCCACCTCCAGCCGGTCGGCCGGATCGTCAGCGAGGCGATCAAAGAGGCGGGCGGCATCCCGCGCGAGTTCAACACCATCGCCGTCGACGACGGCATCGCCATGGGCCACGGCGGCATGCTCTACAGCCTGCCGTCCCGCGACCTGATCGCCGACAGCGTGGAGTACATGGTGGAGGCGCACTGCGCCGACGCCCTGGTCTGCATCTCCAACTGCGACAAGATCACACCGGGCATGCTGATGGCCGCCCTGCGCCTCAACATCCCCGCGGTCTTCGTCTCCGGCGGCCCCATGGAGGCCGGCCGCGCCACCCTGGTCGACGGCACGGTCCGCACCCTCGACCTGGTCGACGCGATCTCCGACGCCGTGAACGACAAGATTTCGGACGAGGACATCCTCCGTATCGAGGAGAACGCCTGTCCGACCTGCGGCTCCTGTTCCGGCATGTTCACCGCCAACTCGATGAACTGCCTCACCGAGGCCATCGGCCTCTCCCTCCCCGGCAACGGCTCGGTCCTGGCCACCCACACCGCCCGCCGCGCGCTCTACGAGAACGCCGCCCGCACGGTCATGGACATCACTCGCCGGTACTACGAGCAGGACGACGACTCGGTCCTGCCCCGCAACATCGCCACCTTCGCCGCCTTCGAGAACGCGATGGCCCTGGACATCGCGATGGGCGGCTCCACCAACACGATCCTCCACCTGCTGGCCGCCGCCCAGGAGGCCGGCGTCCCGTTCGGCCTGGAGGAGATCGACGCCGTCTCGCGCCGCGTCCCGTGCCTGGCGAAGGTCGCCCCCAACGTCGCCAAGAACCGCACGTACTACATGGAGGACGTGCACCGCGCGGGCGGCATCCCCGCCCTGCTCGGCGAACTCCACCGCGCGGGCCTGCTCAACGAGGACGTCCACGCCGTCCACAGCCCCTCCCTCGCCGACTGGCTGAAGACCTGGGACGTGCGCGGCGGCTCCCCGTCCCCCGAGGCCGTCGAACTGTGGCACGCGGCCCCCGGCTGTGTCCGCTCCGCCGAGGCGTTCTCCCAGTCCGAGCGCTGGGAGGAGCTGGACACCGACGCCGAGAACGGCTGCATCCGCTCCGCCGAGCACGCCTACTCCAAGGACGGCGGCCTCGCCGTCCTCAAGGGCAACCTCGCCGTCGACGGCTGCGTCGTGAAGACCGCCGGCGTCGACGAGTCGATCTGGACCTTCGAGGGCCCCGCCGTCGTCTGCGAGTCGCAGGAGGAGGCCGTCGAGAAGATCCTGAACAAGCAGGTCACCGACGGCGACGTGGTCGTCATCCGCTACGAGGGCCCCAAGGGCGGCCCCGGCATGCAGGAGATGCTCTACCCGACGTCCTTCCTCAAGGGCCGCGGCCTCGGCAAGACCTGCGCGCTGATCACCGACGGCCGCTTCTCCGGCGGCACCTCCGGCCTCTCCATCGGCCACGCCTCCCCGGAGGCGGCCTCCGGCGGCACCATCGCCCTCGTCGAGGACGGCGACCGCATCCGCATCGACATCCCGAACCGCTCCATCGAGCTGCTGGTCGACGACGCCGAACTGGCCCGCCGCGAGCAGGCCCTGAACGGCGTGTACGCCCCGAAGAACCGCGACCGCAAGGTCTCGGCCGCACTGCGCGCCTACGCCGCGATGGCCACCAGCGCGGACAAGGGCGCCGTCCGGGACGTCAGCAAGCTCGGCTGA
- a CDS encoding serine/threonine-protein kinase has product MAPQRNTGAGAEAELPEYAGDYRLESCLGSGGMGVVHLARSPSGMKLAVKVVHAEFARDPEFRGQFRQEVAAARRVSGAFTAPVVDADPEAERPWMATLFIPGPTLSEEVKRNGPMSAAQLRRLMAGLAEALRDIHRVGVVHRDLKPSNVLLAEDGPKVIDFGISRPKDSELRTETGKLIGTPPFMAPEQFRRPREVGPAADIFALGSVMVHAATGRGPFDSDSPYVVAYQVVHDEPNLAGVPEGLAPLVLRCLAKEPEERPTPDELMRELRSVAASYDTQAFIPAQRVAEAAEGGAGDVEGAVVGAGAAEGAVVAGLAAGDAGGERAGGASGAEAKAGAGVPAGASGQDAGVRGAGARGAGARGAGARRAGARGAGARGRVRAWAGRRRLVLAGLAAAVLVGGALASVRAFGEAGGDPEDASPRTAFSAWAAKPAARGGAVPQCAYGAGLLLCSRPGQVFALDPADGTRAWTRSATTGPTSGPPVVSGGLVQPDPDGGRRLAALDPVSGAEVWRRDLPRQSATRYARGTLLLTRADGTVTGVNTATGEDRWSRRIPGHAMPAFVAFAGDPLAYTAAPTGDGTGTRVSAVDPATGEVRWTAELEGAVKPVGTGPGGSRPRAVYFAAVDSVYGDTDAVVRYDPHSRAADRVALPVPRQDTQAAVHGDVVYLLAAGGSLEAFDLARGKRLWHLETSVSRGSAPVADGRLVYFTAADGRLIAVDARTGKLVGETPARLGADSDKVAGEVPAPVLVGTRVYAAAPDGTVFGVDGRHPGAW; this is encoded by the coding sequence ATGGCGCCACAGCGAAACACCGGTGCGGGCGCGGAAGCGGAACTTCCGGAGTACGCCGGTGACTACCGGCTGGAGTCCTGTCTGGGCTCCGGCGGCATGGGCGTCGTCCATCTCGCGCGCAGCCCCTCGGGGATGAAGCTCGCGGTGAAGGTCGTACACGCGGAGTTCGCCAGGGATCCCGAGTTCAGGGGGCAGTTCCGGCAGGAGGTGGCGGCGGCCCGGCGGGTCAGCGGGGCCTTCACGGCGCCCGTCGTCGACGCCGATCCGGAGGCCGAACGGCCCTGGATGGCGACGCTGTTCATCCCCGGCCCCACCTTGTCCGAGGAAGTGAAGCGGAACGGGCCCATGTCCGCGGCCCAGTTGCGCCGGCTGATGGCGGGGCTGGCGGAGGCGCTGCGCGACATCCACCGGGTGGGGGTCGTGCACCGGGATCTGAAGCCGAGCAACGTGCTGCTCGCCGAGGACGGGCCGAAGGTCATCGACTTCGGCATCTCCCGGCCGAAGGACAGCGAACTGCGCACCGAGACCGGGAAGTTGATCGGCACGCCGCCGTTCATGGCGCCGGAGCAGTTCCGGCGGCCGCGCGAGGTGGGGCCCGCCGCCGACATCTTCGCGCTGGGCTCGGTGATGGTGCACGCGGCGACGGGGCGTGGGCCGTTCGACTCCGACAGCCCCTATGTCGTCGCCTACCAGGTCGTGCATGACGAGCCAAATCTGGCGGGCGTGCCGGAGGGGCTCGCGCCGCTGGTGCTGCGGTGTCTGGCGAAGGAGCCGGAGGAGCGGCCCACGCCGGACGAGTTGATGCGGGAGCTGCGGTCGGTCGCGGCGTCGTACGACACGCAGGCGTTCATACCGGCGCAGCGGGTCGCGGAGGCGGCGGAGGGCGGGGCCGGCGACGTCGAGGGTGCGGTGGTCGGTGCCGGCGCGGCCGAGGGTGCGGTGGTCGCGGGTTTGGCGGCCGGGGATGCCGGCGGCGAGCGTGCCGGCGGGGCCTCCGGCGCCGAGGCGAAGGCCGGTGCCGGTGTGCCGGCGGGCGCCAGCGGCCAGGATGCCGGGGTGCGGGGTGCTGGAGCGCGGGGTGCCGGAGCGCGGGGTGCTGGAGCGCGTCGTGCCGGAGCGCGGGGTGCCGGAGCGCGAGGGCGTGTCCGCGCGTGGGCCGGGCGGCGGCGTCTCGTACTCGCCGGGCTCGCCGCCGCCGTCCTCGTCGGCGGTGCGCTGGCGTCCGTGCGGGCGTTCGGCGAGGCGGGCGGAGATCCGGAGGACGCCTCGCCCCGGACGGCGTTCAGCGCCTGGGCGGCGAAGCCCGCGGCCAGGGGCGGGGCCGTGCCGCAGTGCGCGTACGGCGCGGGCCTGCTGCTGTGCTCCCGGCCGGGGCAGGTCTTCGCGCTCGACCCGGCCGACGGCACGCGCGCGTGGACGCGTTCCGCCACGACCGGTCCGACGAGCGGGCCGCCCGTCGTCTCGGGCGGTCTGGTGCAGCCCGACCCGGACGGCGGCCGGCGGCTGGCCGCGCTCGACCCCGTCTCCGGTGCGGAGGTATGGCGTCGCGACCTGCCGCGGCAGTCCGCGACGCGGTACGCCAGGGGCACACTGCTGCTCACCCGCGCGGACGGCACGGTCACCGGGGTGAACACCGCGACCGGCGAGGACCGGTGGAGCCGGCGGATTCCGGGCCACGCGATGCCTGCCTTCGTGGCCTTCGCCGGGGACCCGCTGGCCTACACCGCCGCCCCGACGGGCGACGGCACGGGTACGCGCGTCAGCGCGGTGGACCCGGCGACCGGGGAGGTGCGCTGGACGGCCGAGCTGGAGGGCGCGGTGAAGCCGGTCGGCACGGGTCCGGGGGGCTCGCGCCCGCGGGCCGTGTACTTCGCCGCCGTCGACTCCGTCTACGGCGACACGGACGCCGTCGTACGGTACGACCCGCACTCCCGCGCGGCGGACCGGGTGGCGCTGCCGGTGCCGCGGCAGGACACGCAGGCGGCCGTGCACGGTGACGTGGTGTACCTGCTGGCGGCCGGCGGCTCGCTGGAGGCGTTCGACCTGGCGCGCGGGAAGCGGCTGTGGCACCTGGAGACGTCGGTGAGCCGGGGCTCGGCGCCGGTCGCCGACGGTCGGCTGGTGTACTTCACCGCCGCCGACGGGCGGCTGATCGCCGTGGACGCCCGGACCGGGAAGCTCGTCGGGGAAACTCCCGCGCGGCTGGGCGCGGACTCCGACAAGGTCGCCGGTGAGGTGCCCGCGCCGGTACTGGTGGGCACGCGGGTGTACGCCGCGGCGCCGGACGGCACGGTCTTCGGCGTGGACGGGCGGCACCCGGGCGCCTGGTGA
- a CDS encoding SH3 domain-containing protein, whose translation MSVDNTAEAVGVAEAAPVETAAEAVTTTALRYYPVAPGVRLNVRSGPGTNYPIVRVLNEGARVPIFCQRPGETVTGPYGTSKIWDNISQGEYVSDAYVNTGTDGYVASRCL comes from the coding sequence ATGTCCGTGGACAACACGGCAGAGGCCGTCGGCGTCGCCGAGGCCGCACCGGTGGAGACGGCGGCCGAGGCCGTCACGACGACGGCCCTGCGCTACTACCCGGTCGCCCCGGGCGTCCGGCTCAACGTCCGCAGCGGCCCCGGCACCAACTATCCGATCGTCCGCGTCCTGAACGAGGGCGCCCGCGTCCCGATCTTCTGCCAGCGCCCGGGCGAGACCGTCACCGGGCCCTACGGCACCTCGAAGATCTGGGACAACATCAGCCAGGGCGAGTACGTCTCCGACGCCTACGTGAACACGGGCACCGACGGCTACGTCGCCTCCCGCTGCCTCTGA
- a CDS encoding EamA/RhaT family transporter, protein MSDETGTPTTTPAAAGSQPSTPAPGSGSGPGPRPEPLRFFGTTWLHHDNGYALRRVAVSAGSLAAAVVSCLVLRFAYEGLLIANTGNLVSLLVVGMFAVCSALAFRHTWDSFGNRPDPERQASLRGLLSIGFVGSLLAYFFRSLTEAPGEKLHRREYEAARARHEKRTSRRTGNPSKKRRR, encoded by the coding sequence GTGAGCGACGAAACCGGCACCCCGACGACGACCCCCGCGGCCGCGGGCTCCCAGCCCAGCACGCCGGCCCCAGGCTCAGGATCAGGCCCGGGCCCGCGCCCGGAGCCCCTCCGCTTCTTCGGCACGACCTGGCTGCACCACGACAACGGCTACGCCCTGCGCCGCGTCGCCGTCTCCGCCGGATCCCTCGCCGCCGCCGTCGTCTCCTGCCTGGTGCTGCGCTTCGCCTACGAGGGCCTGCTCATCGCCAACACCGGCAACCTGGTGTCCCTGCTGGTCGTCGGCATGTTCGCGGTGTGCAGCGCGCTCGCCTTCCGGCACACCTGGGACAGCTTCGGCAACCGCCCCGACCCCGAGCGCCAGGCCTCCCTGCGCGGCCTGCTCTCCATCGGCTTCGTCGGCTCCCTCCTCGCGTACTTCTTCCGCTCCCTCACCGAGGCCCCCGGCGAGAAGCTCCACCGCCGCGAGTACGAGGCGGCCCGCGCCCGGCACGAGAAGCGCACGTCCCGCCGCACCGGCAACCCGTCGAAGAAGCGCCGCCGCTGA
- a CDS encoding class I SAM-dependent methyltransferase — translation MPTSPYHSARAHSFNTAATQYAANRPSYPPVLFDTIEAIAGRPLAGARVVDIGAGTGIATALLHRRGAHVVAVEPGKGMAAEFRRAHPAIPLVRGNGNALPLTDSCADFVTYAQAWHWTDPARALPEAFRVLRPGGALALWWNLEAEDIPWIAEQTERVRHHYGDDVIATWGSRGPHRTSALPAFAAALEATAPGAAPHCVREVVRWSRRVPVDTHLANLGSHSIFLVHGADRRAAFLAEERDHLLRRFPDGTVEEVYDVELLLTKAP, via the coding sequence ATGCCGACATCGCCGTACCACTCCGCCAGGGCCCACTCCTTCAACACCGCCGCCACCCAGTACGCCGCGAACCGCCCCTCCTACCCGCCCGTCCTCTTCGACACGATCGAGGCGATCGCCGGCCGCCCCCTCGCCGGCGCCCGGGTCGTGGACATCGGCGCCGGCACCGGAATAGCGACCGCCCTCCTGCACCGGCGCGGCGCGCACGTCGTCGCCGTGGAGCCCGGCAAGGGCATGGCGGCCGAGTTCCGCCGCGCCCACCCCGCCATCCCGCTCGTCCGCGGCAACGGCAACGCCCTCCCGCTCACCGACTCCTGCGCCGACTTCGTGACCTACGCCCAGGCCTGGCACTGGACCGACCCCGCCCGCGCCCTGCCGGAGGCGTTCCGCGTGCTGCGGCCGGGCGGCGCGCTCGCGCTGTGGTGGAACCTGGAGGCCGAGGACATTCCCTGGATCGCGGAACAGACCGAGCGCGTCCGACACCACTACGGCGACGACGTGATCGCCACCTGGGGCAGCCGCGGCCCCCACCGCACCAGCGCCCTCCCGGCGTTCGCCGCCGCCCTCGAAGCGACCGCCCCGGGCGCCGCCCCGCACTGCGTCCGCGAGGTCGTCCGCTGGAGCCGCCGCGTCCCCGTCGACACCCATCTCGCCAACCTCGGCAGCCACTCGATCTTCCTCGTGCACGGCGCGGACCGCAGGGCCGCCTTCCTCGCCGAGGAACGCGACCACCTCCTGCGCCGCTTCCCCGACGGCACGGTCGAGGAGGTCTACGACGTGGAACTCCTGCTCACCAAGGCCCCCTGA
- a CDS encoding ABC transporter ATP-binding protein, whose protein sequence is MMNNQARPPDPTPTGPVNRTHHPAELAADHAAAPAAVHADGLTVVRGHRTVLHDLRFTVPRGRITGLLGPSGCGKSTLIRAIVGTQAKVTGTLDVLGRPAGHPALRSRIGYVTQAPSVYDDLTVRQNLAYFAAVLTPGRAAAEHRHHDVDRAIADVDLAGHADTLAGNLSGGQRSRVSLAVALLGTPELLVLDEPTVGLDPVLRRDLWQLFHDIAASRGATLLVSSHVMDEAERCHRLLLMREGRVLADDTPDALRARTGADTVEAAFLHLVDEAAGRTKESTR, encoded by the coding sequence ATGATGAATAACCAGGCAAGGCCCCCCGACCCCACCCCCACCGGCCCCGTCAACCGGACTCACCACCCCGCCGAGCTCGCCGCAGACCACGCGGCCGCCCCTGCGGCCGTCCACGCCGACGGCCTCACCGTCGTCCGCGGCCACCGCACCGTCCTGCACGACCTCCGCTTCACCGTCCCCCGCGGCCGGATCACCGGCCTCCTCGGCCCCTCCGGCTGCGGCAAGTCCACCCTCATACGCGCGATCGTCGGCACCCAGGCCAAGGTCACCGGCACCCTCGACGTCCTCGGCCGCCCCGCCGGCCACCCCGCCCTGCGCTCCCGCATCGGCTACGTCACCCAAGCCCCCTCCGTCTACGACGACCTCACCGTCCGCCAGAACCTCGCCTACTTCGCCGCCGTCCTCACCCCGGGCCGCGCCGCCGCCGAACACCGCCACCACGACGTCGACCGGGCCATCGCCGACGTCGACCTCGCCGGCCACGCCGACACCCTCGCCGGCAACCTCTCCGGCGGCCAGCGCAGCCGCGTCTCCCTGGCCGTCGCCCTCCTCGGCACCCCCGAACTCCTCGTCCTCGACGAACCGACCGTCGGCCTCGACCCCGTCCTGCGCCGCGACCTGTGGCAGCTCTTCCACGACATCGCCGCCTCCCGCGGCGCCACCCTCCTCGTCTCCTCCCACGTCATGGACGAGGCCGAGCGCTGCCACCGCCTCCTGCTCATGCGCGAGGGCCGGGTCCTCGCCGACGACACCCCCGACGCCCTGCGCGCCCGCACCGGAGCCGACACCGTCGAAGCGGCCTTCCTCCACCTGGTCGACGAGGCCGCGGGCCGCACGAAGGAGAGCACTCGATGA